The genomic region GCCACCGAGCAGAGCGCCGTCGCCACGGTCCGCGACGCGATGCTCGTCGGGCTGCCGGTCCTGCTGCTCGTCGTCGCCGGTGTCACCTGGCTGGTCACCCGCCGTGCGCTGCGCCCGGTCGAGGGGATCCGGCGCGAGATGGCGGCGGTCACCGCCTCCGAGGACCTGACCCGCCGGGTGCCCGAGCCCCGTTCGCACGACGAGATCGCCCGGCTGGCCCGTACGACCAACGAGACCCTCGCCGCACTGGAGACGTCCGTCGACCGCCAGCGGCGCTTCGTCGCGGACGCCTCGCACGAACTGCGCAGCCCGATCGCGAGTCTGCGCACCCAGCTGGAAGTCGGCTCCGCGCACCCGGAGTTGCTCGATGTGGACGGCGCGGTCGCGGACACCGTACGGCTGCAGCAACTCGCCGCCGACCTGCTGCTGCTCGCGCGGCTGGACGCGGGAGAGCGGCCGGGGGAGGGCAGGATCGACCTGCGGGCGCTGGTGTACGAGGAGGTGTCCCAGCGGCGCACGGGGCGGGTCCCGGTGACGGTCCACGCCCCTGACGGACTCGAAGTGGCGGGCTCGCGCGGGCAGTTGGCGCGGGTGATCGGCAATCTGCTGGACAACGCGCAGCGGCACGCCCGTACGGCGGTCACGGTGTCCCTGCGCGCCGAGGCCGGCTGTGTCGTCACGGAGGTGGCCGACGACGGCCCGGGGGTGCCCGCCGCGGAGCGCGAGCGGATCTTCGAGCGGTTCGTACGGCTCGACGACGCGCGGACCCGGGACGACGGTGGTGCCGGTCTCGGTCTTGCCATCGCCCGCGACGTGGCCCACCGGCACGGTGGCACGCTCACGGTCGGCGACGGCGCCGCTTTCGTGCTGCGGCTCCCCGCGTCGGCATAGGCCCGGTCCGGGCGGCTCAGCCCTTGCGGAGTCCCCGGAGCTGATCCGCGACCGGCGTCAGCGACTCACGCAGGTCGGCCAGCGCCTCGGGGGTCAGCAGGCCGACGAAGTGGTTGCGCACCGACGCGACATGGTGCGGTGCGACCTTCTGCATGGTCTCGCCGCCGAGGTCGGTGAGGACGGCGAACAGCCCGCGCCGGTCGGACTCGCAGTGCTCCCTGCGGACCAGTTCGGCCTTCTCCATGCGGGTGATCTGGTGCGAGAGGCGGCTCTTGGACTGGAGGGTGGCGGCGGCGAGATCGCTCATCCGCATCCGCTTGTCCTCCGCCTCCGAGAGATTGACCAGGATCTCGTAGTCGTTCATGGTCAGCCCGAACGGCTGGAGGTCCTTCTCCAGCTGGTACGTCAGCAGCCTGTTGACGTCCAGGTAGGTGCGCCAGGCGCACTGCTCGGCATCGCTCAGCCAAGGGGTGGCTGTCTCGGTCTCCATGATGAGAATTCTACCTAAGAAGTTGAATATTGGACAATTCTGGGAGGGGGTGACGCATGACACGCGTCGGGGTTCAGGTGTTCGACGTCACCCTCCGCAGACTATCGCTCACAGCCCGAAGCGGCGCTGAAGATCTCCGACCTGGCCGGGAAACCGCGATCCTGCGCTGTTTTGGCCGGAACGCGGTCCTTGTCCACCAGGAATTCCGGGCTCGTCCGGCACCGGCCCGGTCGGCTGCTCCGGCAGCAGCGCCTCGGTCGACTGGAGCAGCACGGTCCCGGCCCCCACGAACTCGAACTGGTGCTCCTCGCCGGACGTACCGCCGAGACCGGTGAGCGATCTGATCCCGCCCAGCACCCCTGTCATGTAGGCGTGGTCGTAGTGGTGGCACGGCGACGGACAGTCCGCCCAGCCGACCAGCGCCTGCGGGTCCACCCGGATCGGCGGCTCCATGAAGACGACGGGACCGTTCGAGGCGGCCACGAACGTGCCCGTGCCGAGCAGCGTGAGGAAGCCCGGCACGATCGACTGCTTCAGGGCCAGCGAGGGCTCGAAGGCCAGCAGGTTCCCCGAGCGGATCGTGAGGTTGCCGTCCTCCAGGTCGTACGAATTCACATCGAAGGCCCGGTCGGCGAGCAGCATCTTCCCCGAGCCCTCCGCCACCACCCAGTCCGCGGCGTGGATCGGCGAGTGGAAGCTGCTGCGCAGCAGATGGTCGAGGCGGCCGTTGCCGAATCCGCTGTAGTCGATGCGCCCGTAGTAGGCGATCATCTTGCCCTTCTGCAGGAACCACTGACTGCTCTTGAGCTCCACGCAGAAGGTGTAGTTGTTGACGTTGTCGTTGGCGGGCAACGTCATCGGGTCGTGGACCACGGGTCCCGTCACAGCTTCTCCTCCGAGGCCTGTACGTACACCGAGCCGTTGCCCGACAGCTCCAGCTGGAACGCCTCGCCCGAGCCCCGGCCGACCATCTCCCGCCAGCCGAGCGCCGCGGAGAGCTTGTTGCGTACGTCCCCGTGGTGGGCGACGTACGCCTGTGGATCGACGTGCACCGGCTGCTGCGGCGTGATCGGCAGCTCCACGACGCCGCCGTGTGCCATCACCGCCACCGCGCCGTGGCCCTTCAGCGTCGTGGTGAAGAGCCCCTGGCCGGCCACCTGGCCGCGCACCATCCCCATGACCCCGCCCTGCGAGCCCATGAACATCGTGCCCTGCTTGAGCGACCCGTCGAACGCCAGCAGCCGGTCCGCCTCCACGTACAGGGTGTCGCCGGCCAGGGTGATCAGCTGGATGTGGTGGCCGCCGTGACCGAACATCACCGTGCCGTTCCCCTCGACCGTCATCAGCGGGGTCGCCTCGTTCGCCACCCGCCGCCCGATCATGGACAGCACCCCGCCCTGCCCGCCCTGGATGTTCGGGGTGAAGGTCACGTCGCCCTTGTACGCGAGCATCGCGCCGCGCTGGCAGTACAGCTTCTGGCCGGGGACCACCGTCGCCTCGACCATCTTCGAGTTGATCTCACCGAACGGCATCAGACGTCGCCCCCGATGGTGGAACGCTCGCTGGGCTGCACGTACACCAGGCCCTCGCCCTCGAAGCGGATCTGGAAGGACTCGCCGGACCCCTCGCCCATGAACGTGCGGAAGCCGACACCCGTCTGGAAGTGCTGCCGGAGACTGCCGGTGTGCGCGATGTACGCGCCGGGGTCGACCTGGAGCGGGTACTGGGGGCTCACCCGCAGCACGACCGCCGGACCGTCCGACAGGATCGCGGCCTGCCCGGTCCCCTCGACGGTGGTGGTGAACAGACCGTTGCCCTGGGAGGCGCCGCGCAGGCCGGTGAAGGTCGTCCCGGTGCGCAGCCCGGCGTCCGTGCAGAGGAGGTTGCTCGCCTCGACATGGAGCTTCTCGCCGTGCAGCGCGACGAGATTGATCTCGGTGGCACGGTCCGCGAAGTAGCACGTGCCCTTGCCACGCACCTCCATCACGGTCATCTGCTCACCGGTCAGCCGCCGGGTCACCATCCCGCGGAGGCCCTCACCGCCGCCGGTCATCTTCTTGAAGGTCATCTGGCCGTCGTAGGCGACCATCGAGCCGTTCTTCGCTTTGACGGCGTCGCCTGTCATGTCGACGGCGAGCATCCTGCTGCCTTGGAGTCGGAACTGAGCCACAGGAACGACGGTATCGGCCCGGGGCAAGGGCGAACAGGGTTCCCAGGGTGTGGACGCACCCTGAAAGAGCCCTGATATGTGGGGCTGCCACAATGGTTCCGAGTTTGTGCGTGCTTTCACAAGATCACGCGTACGTGTGATCACGCCCCCCGTCGCCCGCTGCTGAAGGTTTCCTCCGTGGACATCAAGACCGCATCCGCAATCCGCCGCCTCCGCCTGGTATCCGCCCCCGAAGGCGTCTCCTTCCTGCTGCTGCTCGTCTGCTCCGTGCTCAAGCGGACGACGGACTTCAACGCGGTGCCGGTGATGGGCATGGTGCACGGCATCCTCTTCGTGCTCTACGTGATCTTCTGGGCGGACGCCTGGAACCGCACCAAGTGGCCCGCGAAGACCGCCGCCCTCTACTTCGTCCTCTCGGTGCTGCCGACCGGCGGCTTCTTCGCCGAGCGCAAGCTGCGCCGCGAGGCCGAGAACGCGATCATCGCTTCCCGCGCGCGCCGCGAAGGCGTGGTGGAGGCGTCATGATCGTCGCCTTCTCGGTCTCCCCGCTGGGTGTGGGCGAGGACGTCGGTGAGTACGTCGCCGACGCCGTCCGCGTCGTACGCGAGTCGGGGCTCCCCAACCGCACGGACGCGATGTTCACCTCGATCGAGGGCGAGTGGGACGAGGTCATGGACGTCGTGAAGCGCGCCGTCGCCGCGGTCGAGGCGCGTGCGCCGCGGGTCTCGCTCGTACTGAAGGCCGACATCCGGCCGGGCGTCACGGACGGTCTGACCTCCAAGGTCGAAACCGTGGAGCGGCACCTCGCCGACTAGTCCCTACCTCCGGATCGGACCGAAAGGCGAGACAGGGCTGACCGGCATATGACCGGCCGGTAGGGTCGATGCCGTGCCGAAGCCGCTCAGTCTTGCCTTCGATCCCATCGCGCGCGCCGACGAACTCTGGCAGCAGCGCTGGGGACCCGTGCCCTCGATGGCCGCGATCACCTCCATCATGCGTGCGCACCAGATCCTGCTCGCGGAGGTCGACGCGGTCGTCAAGCCGTACGGGCTGACCTTCGCGCGCTACGAGGCGCTCGTCCTGCTCACCTTCTCCAAGGCCGGAGAGCTGCCGATGTCCAAGATCGGTGAGCGGCTGATGGTGCATCCCACCTCGGTGACGAACACCGTCGACCGGCTGGTGAAGTCGGGCCTGGTCGACAAGCGCCCCAACCCGAACGACGGGCGGGGCACGCTGGCCTCCATCACCGACAAGGGCCGCGAGGTCGTCGAGGAGGCCAGCGCGGATCTGATGAAGATGGACTTCGGGCTGCGCGCCTACGACGCGGAGGAGTGCGCGGAGATCTTCGCGATGCTCAGGCCGCTGCGGGTGGCCGCGGAGGATTTCGAGGACTCCTGAGCCGTGTTCTGGCAGGTGGGAGCGGCCGTCGGGGGATCGGCAACCCCGCCGAAGATCGCCCGCCCTGTCCGGATACGCTCGACTCCATGAAACGAAGCGTGCTGACCCGCTACCGCGTGATGGCCTATGTCACCGGTGTGCTGCTGGTCCTGCTCACCCTCGGCGTCATCGCCAAGTACCTGCTGGACATCGACGGGGCGACCGGCTTTGTCAGCATCGTCGGCATCGCGCACGGCTGGCTGTACGTCGTGTACCTCGTCTTCGCCTTCGACCTGGGCTCCAAGGCCAAGTGGCCGGTGACGAAGCAGCTCTGGGTGCTGCTGGCGGGAACGATTCCGACCGCGGCTTTCTTTGTCGAGCGCAAGATCTCCAAGGAGCTGGAACCGCAGGTCAGGGAGCCGGTCCCGGCTGCGGCCAAGGCGTAACCCCCACCGCCCGTGCGATGCGCGGGCGGTTTGCCGTCGACATTTACTTGGACGTCCTAGTAAATTCGAGTGCATGGACGCTCACGCCGTTGAAGAAGGCCGCCGCCGCTGGCAGGCCCGGTACGACAAGGCCCGCAAGCGGGACGCCGATTTCACCACGCTCTCCGGTGACCAGGTGGACCCGGTGTACGGACCCCGGCCCGGGGACACGTACGAAGGGTTCGAGCGGATCGGCTGGCCGGGCGAGTACCCCTACACCCGGGGTCTGCACGCCACCGGATACCGCGGCCGTACCTGGACCATCAGGCAGTTCGCCGGTTTCGGCAACGCCCGGCAGACCAACGAGCGGTACAAGACGATCCTCGCCAACGGCGGCGGCGGCCTCTCGGTCGCCTTCGACATGCCGACCCTGATGGGCCGCGACTCCGACGAGCCGAAGGCGCTCGGCGAGGTCGGCCACTGCGGGGTCGCCATCGACTCGGCCGCCGACATGGAGGTCCTCTTCCAGGACATCCCGCTCGGCGACGTCACCACGTCGATGACGATCAGCGGCCCGGCCGTCCCGGTCTTCTGCATGTACCTGGTCGCCGCCGAGCGCCAGGGCATCGATCCGGCCGTGCTCAACGGCACGCTCCAGACGGACATCTTCAAGGAGTACATCGCGCAGAAGGAGTGGCTCTTCCAGCCCGAGCCGCATCTGCGCCTGATCGGTGACCTGATGGAGCACTGCGCCGCCTCCATCCCCGCGTACAAGCCGCTCTCGGTCTCCGGGTACCACATCCGCGAGGCGGGCGCGACGGCCGCGCAGGAGCTGGCGTACACCCTGGCCGACGGCTTCGGCTACGTGGAGCTCGGCCTCTCCCGCGGCATGGACGTGGACGTCTTCGCGCCCGGCCTCAGCTTCTTCTTCGACGCGCACGTCGACTTCTTCGAGGAGATCGCCAAGTTCCGCGCGGCGCGCAGGATCTGGGCGCGCTGGATGAAGGACGTGTACGGCGCCCGGACCGACAAGGCGCAGTGGCTCCGTTTCCACACCCAGACGGCCGGTGTGTCGCTGACCGCGCAGCAGCCGTACAACAACGTCGTACGGACCGCGGTCGAGGCGCTGGCCGCGGTCCTCGGCGGCACCAACTCCCTGCACACCAACGCCCTGGACGAGACCCTCGCGCTGCCGAGCGAGCAGGCGGCGGAGATCGCCCTGCGCACGCAGCAGGTGCTGATGGAGGAGACGGGCGTCGCTAATGTGGCCGACCCGCTCGGCGGTTCCTGGTACATCGAGCAGCTCACCGACCGCATCGAGGCCGACGCCGAGAAGATCTTCGAGCAGATCAAGGAGCGCGGCCTGCGCGCGCACCCCGACGGGCAGCACCCGATCGGGCCGGTCACCTCGGGGATCCTGCGCGGCATCGAGGACGGCTGGTTCACCGGGGAGATCGCCGAGTCGGCCTTCCAGTACCAGCGCTCGGTGGAGAAGGGCGACAAGCGGGTCGTCGGCGTCAACTGTCTGCACGGCTCGGTGACGGGCGACCTGGAGATCCTGCGGGTCAGCCACGAGGTGGAACGCGACCAGGTCGAGGACCTGACAGGCCGCAAGGCGGCCCGGGACGAGACCCGCGTGCGGTCCGCGCTGGACGCCATGCTGGCAGCGGCCCGGGACGGCTCGAACATGATCGAGCCGATGCTGGCCGCGGTCCGGGTGGAGGCGACGCTCGGCGAGATCTGCGGGGTGCTGCGGGACGAGTGGGGGGTGTACACGGAGCCGCCCGGGTTCTGAGCGGTCTGGATCCCGGGCGCCGGGCCCGGGTCCTGGACGCGGTACCGGGCGCGCAGGGGCGATACCTCGGAGACAGAGCTAAAATTGGGCTCATGGCCACGGGAGAGTTCCCCGACTCGCTCGCCGACGCCCTGGCCGGTGTTCACCGGCTCATCCGGCGGCGGTTGCGCCGGGAGCTGCGTGCCCCGCCGCTGCGTGGCGCACAGGCCGAGCTTCTGCGGCTGGTCGCCGGCAGCCCCGGTATCCGGGTCTCGGCCGCGGCCAAGGAGCTGTGTCTGGCCGGGAATTCGGTCTCCACGCTGGTGAACCAGCTCACCCACGTCGGGTACCTGCGCCGCGAGAGGGACCCGGACGACCGCCGCTCGGTGCGGCTGCTGCTGACCCCCGCGGCCCGCGAGCGGCTGCGTGACTGGCAGGAGCGGCGCAGCGAGCTGGTCCGTGCCCAGGTGGCCCGGCTGTCCGAGGAGGACCGGGCAGCACTGGCCGCGGCGCTTCCGGCGCTGCGCAGCCTCACCCGGAACCTGCGCGAGGAGGTGGAGGGCTCATGAGTGCTACGGAGTACACCGACCCGGCAGCCGACGGCATCGCGGTCGCCTGCAACGGTCTGGAGTACAGCTTCGGCGAGGCGAAAGCCGTCGACGACGTGGATCTGTCGGTCGAGGCCGGTGAGGTCTTCGGCCTGCTCGGGCCGAACGGAGCGGGCAAGACCACCGTGATCCGCTGCATCACCACCCTGCTGCCGGTCCCGGCGGGCCGCGTGCGGGTCTTCGGGCGCGACGCGGCGAAGGAGCGGATGGCGGTCCGGCGGCTGCTCGGTTACGTACCGCAGCAGCTCTCCGCCGACGCCGGTCTCACCGGGCGGGAGAACGTGACCCTGTTCGCCCGGGTCTTCGACGTCTCCCGAAAGGAACGGGCCGAGCGCGTCGCGCAGGTGCTGGCCGCCGTCGGGCTGACCGACGCGGCCGACCGGCTCGCCAAGACCTACTCCGGCGGCATGATCCGCCGTCTCGAACTCGCCCAGGCGCTGGTCAGCGCTCCCCGGCTGCTGATTCTGGACGAACCGACCATCGGTCTCGACCCGATCGCCAGGACCAGCGTGTGGGAGCACATCGACGCCGTACGGAAAGCCACCGGCATGACCGTGCTGGTGACCACCCACTACATGGACGAGGCCGACCAGTACTGCGACCGGCTCGCGCTGATGCACCTCGGGCGGGTACGGGCCGTCGGTACGCCCGACGAGCTCAGGTCCGCCCTTCGCGAGCGCAACCGCGCCGAGGGCGGCAGCGACCGTCCGCCGACGCTGGAGGACGTCTTCCGGGACGTCGCAGGCAGCGGTCTCGACGAGCAGGGAGGCGAATTCCGTGATGTCCGCACCACGCGCCGCACCGCCACCCGGGTCGGCTGACCCCACCCCGGTGGGCGAGCCGGGACTGCTCCTGGTCCCGCCCAAGGCCCGCACCGGCTGGCGGATGGTCCCGGCCAGGGTCGCCGCGATGTGCCTGGTCGAGCTGCAGAAACTGCGCCACGACCGCACCGAGCTGTACACCAGGGCCATCCAGCCGGCCCTGTGGCTGCTGATCTTCGGTGAGACCTTCACCCGGATCAAGGCCATTCCGACCGGCGGCATTCCGTACATCGACTATCTCGCGCCGGGCATCATCGCCCAGTCCGCGATGTTCATCGCGATCTTCTACGGCATTCAGATCATCTGGGAGCGGGACGCCGGGATTCTCACCAAGCTCCTGGTCACGCCGACCCCGAGATCCGCGCTGACCACCGGTAAGGCGTTCGCCGCCGGGGTGAAGGCGCTGATCCAGGCGGTCGTGGTGATCGTCATCGCCGCGCTGCTCGGCGTCGGACTCACCTGGAACCCGCTGCGGCTCCTGGGCGTGGCGGTCGTGGTGATCATGGGTGCGGCCTTCTTCTCCTGTCTGTCGGTGGCCATCGCCGGGATCGTGCTGACCCGTGACCGGCTGATGGGTATCGGACAGGCCATCACGATGCCGTTGTTCTTCGCCTCCAACGCCCTCTACCCGGTCGCGATCATGCCGGGCTGGCTCCAGGCGGTGAGCAAGTTCAATCCACTGAGCTATCAGGTCGACGCCCTGAGAGGTCTGTTGCTGGGCACACCCTCGCACCTGGGTCTCGACTTCGGCGTGTTGGCCGGGGCCGCGCTGGTGAGCATCCTGGTGTCCTCGGCGCTGCTGGGGCGGCTCGCCCGGTGACCACGCCGTAGACGCGCCTGACACCGGCCACGGAGGGTTCGCGCCTCCGCCGCCGGCCTCAGGGCAGCACCAGCCGGAACAGCGCCCCGCCGCCCGGCGCCCGCTCCGCCGTGAGTTCGGCCCCGTGCGCGCGGGCGATCTGCCGGGCCATCGCCAGCCCCAGGCCCGAGCCGGGGAGCGCGCGGGCCGCCTCCGCCCGGTAGAAACGGTCGAAGACGTACGGGAGGTCCTCGTCCGCGATCCCGGGTCCGTGATCGCGGACGGTCAGCTCCTCCGCCGTGAGCACCAGTTCGACCTCGCCCCCCGGCTCGGAGAACTTGGCCGCGTTGGAGAGAAGGTTGGCGAACAGCCGGGAGAGCCGGGCCGGGACACCGGGAACGACCGGGTCGGCCAGGATCCGTACCGTGAAGGCGACCCCGGGCCAGTGGCCGCGTGCCGCCGTGGCGGCGTGCTCGACCAGCGGAGCCAGCCGGACGGCCTCCAGGAGCGGGACGGGCTCCTCGTCGCGGGCCAGCTCGATCAGATCGTTCACCAACGTCGTGACCTCATGGATCTGCCGCCGGAGCGCCGCGGCGGCCCTGTCGCGCTGGGCGTCGGTCAACCGGTCCGCCCGGGAGAGGAGTTCGGCGTTCGTACGGAGCGCGGTGAGCGGGGTACGCAGCTCGTGGGAGGCGTCCGCCACCAGCCGGCGCTGGGCGGTGACCGACTGTTCCAGCTCACCCAGCATGGCGTTGAACGTGGCGGCCAGCCGGGTGACCTCGTCCTCCCGTGTCACCGGCCCCGGGGGCAGCTCGATGCGGTGGCGCGGATCGCGGGTGGCCGCGATCCGCTCGGCGGCCCGGGTGAGCCGCGCGACCGGGGCCAGTCCGGTGCGTGACACCCAGTAGCCGAGGGCGGCGGCGAAGAGCACACCGACCCCGCCGGCGGCGGCGAGCAGCCACGCCGTCCGCCGTACGCTCCGCTCCACCGGGTCGGAACGGAGCGCGACCTGCACCGCCTCGCGGTGGCCGAAGGTGGTGGTGAGCATCCGGGTGGGGCGCCCCTGCAGCGTGATGTTGCTGAAGTACGGAGCGCGTCGGCCCGCGGCGACCTCCCGCACCGGCCGCGCGACCGGCAGGAGGTACGGCTTCGACGGGTCACCGGCCGGATCGGCCGGCACGATCTGCGAACAGGCCGGGGAGGCCAGGTAGCGGCATTCGCCCGCCACGACACCAGGCGGCCCACCGGTGTGCCCGCCGCTGACCAGGGCCGCCGACTGGATCAGATTGAGGTCCAGCTGGTGGTAGAGCTCGTACCGCTGCACGAAGAAGGCCGCCGCACACATGCCGAGCGCCACCAGGGCCACCGCGGCGGACGCGGTCAGGGCCAGCCGGGTGCGCAGCGGCCGGCGGCGGCGCCAGCGGGCGCCGAGCCGGTGGGAGGGGGCGGTGCGCGGGGTGCGCCCTCCCACCGGTTCCGCGTCCTGCGCGCTCACGCCAGATCCAGCCGGTAGCCGACGCCGTGCACGGTGTGGACCAGGCGGGGCTCGCCCGCCGCCTCCAGCTTGCGGCGGAGGTAACCGACGTACACCGCTAGGGAGTTGGAGTCCGGGCCGAAGTCCTGCCCCCAGACCCGCTCCAGGATCAGCTCGCGGGTGAGGACCTGCCCCGGGTGGCGCAGCAGGAGTTCTAGCAGGGCGAATTCGGTCCGGCTGAATTCGATCGGGCGCTCGGAGCGGCGGCCGGTGCGGGTCTGCGGGTCGACGGTGAGATCCGCGTACGACAGCGTGGCCCGGTCCTCCTCCGCCGGGGCCGCCCGCCGCAGCAGCGCCCGCACCCGGGCGACGAGTTCGTCGAGGGCGAAGGGCTTCACGAGATAGTCGTCCGCGCCTGCCTCCAGGCCGTCCACCCGCTCGCTCACCGAGTCCAGCGCGGTCAGCACCAGGACGGGCGTACGGTCGCCCACGGCCCGCAGCTGACGGCAGACCCCGAGCCCGTCGAGCACCGGCATCATCACGTCCAGCACGATCGCGTCCGGCTGCCAGGAAGAGACGGTGGAGAGCGCTGCCAGGCCGTCGGCCGCGCCCCGCACCTCGTACCCCTCGACCGCGAGGCCGTCCTCGACCGCCGCGCGCACCTCGGGCTGGTCGTCGACGACCAGGATCTTTCGCTGCTGGGTGCTCACGGAATGCGGGTGCGGGTGCGGGTTCATGGAGCAAAGCCTGTCAAACCCGGCTC from Streptomyces sp. NBC_01267 harbors:
- a CDS encoding sensor histidine kinase; protein product: MTRNPVRRLFGSVRAKAALGATAVVAVALVAAGLSVLLVLRSHLTEQTDLRAEVAAQGVASQVALDVPYGKLHLPDSDENPVQVVTEHGRVRAVSDDLDAVTGTATTEVRPRAPSADDDDGDHDDDHDSGHGSDDPPRGEVSRDRTHFGSGTATVDGDTADYRFAAVEVTNGSDETLVVYAGAPLATEQSAVATVRDAMLVGLPVLLLVVAGVTWLVTRRALRPVEGIRREMAAVTASEDLTRRVPEPRSHDEIARLARTTNETLAALETSVDRQRRFVADASHELRSPIASLRTQLEVGSAHPELLDVDGAVADTVRLQQLAADLLLLARLDAGERPGEGRIDLRALVYEEVSQRRTGRVPVTVHAPDGLEVAGSRGQLARVIGNLLDNAQRHARTAVTVSLRAEAGCVVTEVADDGPGVPAAERERIFERFVRLDDARTRDDGGAGLGLAIARDVAHRHGGTLTVGDGAAFVLRLPASA
- a CDS encoding MarR family winged helix-turn-helix transcriptional regulator; amino-acid sequence: METETATPWLSDAEQCAWRTYLDVNRLLTYQLEKDLQPFGLTMNDYEILVNLSEAEDKRMRMSDLAAATLQSKSRLSHQITRMEKAELVRREHCESDRRGLFAVLTDLGGETMQKVAPHHVASVRNHFVGLLTPEALADLRESLTPVADQLRGLRKG
- a CDS encoding AIM24 family protein, with translation MTGPVVHDPMTLPANDNVNNYTFCVELKSSQWFLQKGKMIAYYGRIDYSGFGNGRLDHLLRSSFHSPIHAADWVVAEGSGKMLLADRAFDVNSYDLEDGNLTIRSGNLLAFEPSLALKQSIVPGFLTLLGTGTFVAASNGPVVFMEPPIRVDPQALVGWADCPSPCHHYDHAYMTGVLGGIRSLTGLGGTSGEEHQFEFVGAGTVLLQSTEALLPEQPTGPVPDEPGIPGGQGPRSGQNSAGSRFPGQVGDLQRRFGL
- a CDS encoding AIM24 family protein yields the protein MPFGEINSKMVEATVVPGQKLYCQRGAMLAYKGDVTFTPNIQGGQGGVLSMIGRRVANEATPLMTVEGNGTVMFGHGGHHIQLITLAGDTLYVEADRLLAFDGSLKQGTMFMGSQGGVMGMVRGQVAGQGLFTTTLKGHGAVAVMAHGGVVELPITPQQPVHVDPQAYVAHHGDVRNKLSAALGWREMVGRGSGEAFQLELSGNGSVYVQASEEKL
- a CDS encoding AIM24 family protein, with the protein product MAQFRLQGSRMLAVDMTGDAVKAKNGSMVAYDGQMTFKKMTGGGEGLRGMVTRRLTGEQMTVMEVRGKGTCYFADRATEINLVALHGEKLHVEASNLLCTDAGLRTGTTFTGLRGASQGNGLFTTTVEGTGQAAILSDGPAVVLRVSPQYPLQVDPGAYIAHTGSLRQHFQTGVGFRTFMGEGSGESFQIRFEGEGLVYVQPSERSTIGGDV
- a CDS encoding DUF3817 domain-containing protein, which encodes MDIKTASAIRRLRLVSAPEGVSFLLLLVCSVLKRTTDFNAVPVMGMVHGILFVLYVIFWADAWNRTKWPAKTAALYFVLSVLPTGGFFAERKLRREAENAIIASRARREGVVEAS
- a CDS encoding MTH1187 family thiamine-binding protein, yielding MIVAFSVSPLGVGEDVGEYVADAVRVVRESGLPNRTDAMFTSIEGEWDEVMDVVKRAVAAVEARAPRVSLVLKADIRPGVTDGLTSKVETVERHLAD
- a CDS encoding MarR family winged helix-turn-helix transcriptional regulator, translated to MPKPLSLAFDPIARADELWQQRWGPVPSMAAITSIMRAHQILLAEVDAVVKPYGLTFARYEALVLLTFSKAGELPMSKIGERLMVHPTSVTNTVDRLVKSGLVDKRPNPNDGRGTLASITDKGREVVEEASADLMKMDFGLRAYDAEECAEIFAMLRPLRVAAEDFEDS
- a CDS encoding DUF3817 domain-containing protein translates to MKRSVLTRYRVMAYVTGVLLVLLTLGVIAKYLLDIDGATGFVSIVGIAHGWLYVVYLVFAFDLGSKAKWPVTKQLWVLLAGTIPTAAFFVERKISKELEPQVREPVPAAAKA
- a CDS encoding acyl-CoA mutase large subunit family protein, producing the protein MDAHAVEEGRRRWQARYDKARKRDADFTTLSGDQVDPVYGPRPGDTYEGFERIGWPGEYPYTRGLHATGYRGRTWTIRQFAGFGNARQTNERYKTILANGGGGLSVAFDMPTLMGRDSDEPKALGEVGHCGVAIDSAADMEVLFQDIPLGDVTTSMTISGPAVPVFCMYLVAAERQGIDPAVLNGTLQTDIFKEYIAQKEWLFQPEPHLRLIGDLMEHCAASIPAYKPLSVSGYHIREAGATAAQELAYTLADGFGYVELGLSRGMDVDVFAPGLSFFFDAHVDFFEEIAKFRAARRIWARWMKDVYGARTDKAQWLRFHTQTAGVSLTAQQPYNNVVRTAVEALAAVLGGTNSLHTNALDETLALPSEQAAEIALRTQQVLMEETGVANVADPLGGSWYIEQLTDRIEADAEKIFEQIKERGLRAHPDGQHPIGPVTSGILRGIEDGWFTGEIAESAFQYQRSVEKGDKRVVGVNCLHGSVTGDLEILRVSHEVERDQVEDLTGRKAARDETRVRSALDAMLAAARDGSNMIEPMLAAVRVEATLGEICGVLRDEWGVYTEPPGF
- a CDS encoding MarR family winged helix-turn-helix transcriptional regulator; protein product: MATGEFPDSLADALAGVHRLIRRRLRRELRAPPLRGAQAELLRLVAGSPGIRVSAAAKELCLAGNSVSTLVNQLTHVGYLRRERDPDDRRSVRLLLTPAARERLRDWQERRSELVRAQVARLSEEDRAALAAALPALRSLTRNLREEVEGS
- a CDS encoding ABC transporter ATP-binding protein gives rise to the protein MSATEYTDPAADGIAVACNGLEYSFGEAKAVDDVDLSVEAGEVFGLLGPNGAGKTTVIRCITTLLPVPAGRVRVFGRDAAKERMAVRRLLGYVPQQLSADAGLTGRENVTLFARVFDVSRKERAERVAQVLAAVGLTDAADRLAKTYSGGMIRRLELAQALVSAPRLLILDEPTIGLDPIARTSVWEHIDAVRKATGMTVLVTTHYMDEADQYCDRLALMHLGRVRAVGTPDELRSALRERNRAEGGSDRPPTLEDVFRDVAGSGLDEQGGEFRDVRTTRRTATRVG
- a CDS encoding ABC transporter permease; the encoded protein is MSAPRAAPPPGSADPTPVGEPGLLLVPPKARTGWRMVPARVAAMCLVELQKLRHDRTELYTRAIQPALWLLIFGETFTRIKAIPTGGIPYIDYLAPGIIAQSAMFIAIFYGIQIIWERDAGILTKLLVTPTPRSALTTGKAFAAGVKALIQAVVVIVIAALLGVGLTWNPLRLLGVAVVVIMGAAFFSCLSVAIAGIVLTRDRLMGIGQAITMPLFFASNALYPVAIMPGWLQAVSKFNPLSYQVDALRGLLLGTPSHLGLDFGVLAGAALVSILVSSALLGRLAR